A stretch of DNA from Leptotrichia sp. oral taxon 215 str. W9775:
GCTTAGACAGATGATTTTAGGTAACAGAAATATAGATATGGGACATATACTGGAAAATGTAATTTATCTTGAACTGCTCAGAAGAAAAGGCAATGTATATGTTGGGCAGTTTGATAAAAATGAAATTGATTTTGTTGTTATTAATTCAAATGAAATTGAATATTATCAGGTCGCTTTGACTGTCTTAGATGAAAATACTTTAAAAAGGGAACTGGATGCCTTTAAAAATATTAAGGATAACTATCCGAAGTATCTTATAACTTTAGATGATGTAATGGTGAATACCGACTATGACGGAATAAAGGTTGTAAATGCTCTGGAGTGGTTGTTGAGGAATTAGGTAAAACCGTAAAATTAAAGAAAATTTTCTTTGTTTACGATAACTTTAGTCTTGACATTATCTTTTGAAAATCAATCAATGGAAAAAATGGAAGTTTCTAATATTGAAAACAAATTGATTGTTAAGTATGGAAAATTTTCAAAAATTAAACTTAATATATTTTTTTAAATTTTAATTGGGAGGATGAGTTTATTGGAATTAGAAATTATGGAATTAAAAAGTAGTGAAAATTATGATGCTAAGTTAAAAGAAATTGAATTTTATAAAAATTCAAAAATACATCAATGTATGTTACCTTATGTTGGCTTTAAATATGAAGAATATAGAGTATTATTAGTTGCTGAAAGTCATTACCTTGAAAATGAAGAAGATAGAAAAAAAGTAGATAATTTTGAAAAATGGTATGGGGATAAAGGAAATATTTCTTTATCTTGTCCTAAATATATATACACAAGAGGAGTAGTAGATGAATGTTTTTCTAGAGGAAATGTTTTTTTTCAAAGAATAAAAAAAGAACTTGAAAAAGCAAATATTGATATAAAATATTTTTGGGAAAGAGTTTCATTCATGAATTTTTTTGTAGTTCCTTCAACAAATGGAAGTAGAGGAATAATAGCTACAAAGGAAATGAAAGAAAAGTCTTTAAATAATTTTGAAGAAGTAATTAAAGTGTTGAAACCGAATTATATATTATTTCTTAGTAAAAAAAGTTATTGTATTTTTGAAAAACAGAATTCAGAATCCTTAAAAAATACTTACACTTTTTGTCACCCTGCTTCAGCATGGTGGTATAGAAAAAGAAAAGATGGGGGAAAATCAAGTGATGAATTCAGAGAAAAAATAGAAATTATTTTCAAAATTTAATAATGTAAAAAAGGAAGAGATATGACTAACAAATTTTACGGAATAGGTGTCGGAGTGGGAGATCCTGAGGAGATAACTCTGAAAGCGATAAACACCTTAAAAAAATTAGATGTGGTGATATTGCCTGAAGCTAAAAAGGATGATGGCAGTGTGGCCTATGAAATAGCAAAACAGTACATGAAGGAAGATGTGGAAAAGATTTTTGTAGAATTTCCCATGTTAAAATCACTTGAAGAAAGGGAAAATGCAAGAAAAAAGAATGCAAAAATAGTTCAGGATTTATTAGATGAAGGAAAGAATGTAGGATTCTTAACTATTGGTGATACAATGACATATAGCACTTATGTGTACATTTTAGAGCATTTGCCAAAGAAATATCCAGTTGAGACTATTCCAGGGGTTTCATCATTTGTTGATATGGCATCGAGGTTTAATTTTCCTCTTATGATAGGAGATGAAACTTTAAAGGTTGTATCGCTTAATAGGAAAACTGACATTGAATCTGAACTGGAAAATAATGACAATATAGTTTTTATGAAAGTCAGCAGAAATTTTGAAAAATTAAAACAGGCACTTGTAAAAACAGGTACAATAGACAAAGTCATTATGGTTTCAAACTGCGGGAAGGAAAATCAGAAGGTTTATTATGATATAAAAAATTTAGTTGAAGATGATATTCCATATTTTACAACGATGATTGTTAAAAAGGGCGGATTTGAAAAGTGGAGGAGAGATTAGAAAACAAATTATTTATTTAATAGGAGAAGAGGGATGAAAATGAAAAAAATACTGGCTACATTATTTTTAGCTATTCTGTTTCAAGGAGTTGCAGAAACAATTGTAAAAGGAACTTATGATACAAAGAAAAAAAGATACACGGAATTGAGTCAAACTTTTGAAAAGGAAATAAATTTGAGTTATGCATTGCCAACTGATAAAAAAGATACAGTAACGTATAAAACTGAAAATTATGATATTTTAGTGAGAAAAAGTGATTTATTGGAATTATACAACAGAAAAAGGGAGAAAAAAGAGAATAATATAAAAGATAATATTTCTGATAAGGATAAAAAATTGGATTATGTTCGTAATTATATTGCTGAATTAGTGGAGAGCAACAGGGCAGTTATTTATGAAAGAAAAACAAAAAAAGAAATAAAAAATATTGTAAAAGTAAAATACAGTAACGATATTTACTATGATGCGGGAAGAGGTTCAAATTACGATGGTTATAAATTTTATACAGATAAAAGTTTGTCACAGGAAATCATGAAATTTGATATTATAACACAATTTGGAATTGCTATTCACAGCAGTTTGGGAGATAATCCATATAATAGAGAATTGACAGAAAAGGAAAAAGAATACAGAGAAAAAAATGGAAATCATTTTGAAGAATTAAAGGCATTGTATAAGAAAGCTGTTCAAAATCCGAATGTTGAACAAAAAATTAGTTATTAGTAAAAAATATTTGATAAGTTATTTTTGAAATTAATATAAATGGGGGGAAAAATGAGTAAAATTGAAAAAGGAATTGAGAGTAGTATGGGAAAAAACTTTTAAAAGAATTGTCAAAAAAATTGACAAAAGAGTACGGAAAGGGCTTTTCAAAATCAAATTTATTTAATATGAGAAAATTTTATTTGAAATATCAAAAATTCCAGACAGTGTTTGGAAAATTGAGTTGGTCCCATTATTGTGAGATTCTGAGTATATCCGATGATAAAGAAAGAGCATTTTATGAGAGAATAATAATTTATGCTTTGATGAAAAGCAAATAATAGGAAAAGAGAAAAATGTTAGAAATAAAAAGAAAAGTTTACGATGATAAGGATTGGTATGAAGAATACATTCAAGTTTTAAAAGACGGGAAAGAAATTCATTATGGTGAAAGTTTTAAATTGCCAAAATATGAAAATGGAAATTATGTACTTTACTTAAATTATGGAAACATAGAGTATTACAAATTTTTTAAAATTTATTTGAAAAAATGGGAAGATAAAATTTATTTTATTCCGAAGTATAATTTTTGTGATGAGAAGGTATATGGATATTCACCGTTGGAATTTTTGGAAAATGAGATAAAAGAAATTTTAGAGAATAAGGAAGAAATTAGTAAAATCAAGAAATTGACAATAAAGGATATTTTGTATGAATGGGCATGTAATAGTCAGTTTAGAGAATTTTGCAATAGTTTTGAAGATTATCAGAAAAAATTGGTTAATGAAATTTATTTTGTGGATAATGAGATAATTAATAACGATATTTCAGGAAAATTTGAAAAGATTTTTGGAATGAAAAACAAAAAAATAGAAAAAATAAATGTTGAAGAAGTTGAAAAATTTAATAAAATATCCGTTTATCTTGAAAATGGGAAAGTCTGGGAAGCGTTTTTTAAGAAAAATGAAAAAATATATTTGAATACAGGGATGTCAGTAAGTTTTGAAATAAATGGAATATTATAAAAATAGAAAATAAAAAAAAGAGGTAATTTTATGGAAAAAGTTTACTTCATAGGAGCAGGTCCCGGGGATCCGGAACTGATAACTGTAAAAGGACAGAGAATAGTGAAAGAGGCAGATGTAATTATTTATGCAGGTTCATTAGTTCCGAAAGAAGTTATAAATTGTCATAAGGATGGAGCTGAAATTTATAATTCTGCTTCCATGTCATTGGATGAAGTCATAGATGTTACAGTAAAAGCGGTAAAGACTGGGAAAAAAGTTGCCAGAGTTCATACGGGAGACCCTGCAATTTATGGGGCTCACAGGGAACAGATGGATATGCTGGATGAATATGGAATAGAGTATGAGGTTATTCCGGGAGTAAGTTCATTTTTAGCGGCTGCCGCGGCAATAAAAAAGGAATTTACATTGCCTAATGTTTCACAGACTGTCATCTGTACAAGAATAGAAGGAAAGACTGCTGTTCCTGAAAAGGAAAGTCTGGAAAGTCTGGCTGAACATAGGGCTTCCATGGCAATATTTTTATCAGTTCAGATGATAGATAAAGTTGTAAAAACATTGTCAACTTCCTATCCATTGACAACACCTGTGGCAGTTGTCCAGAAGGCAAGCTGGCCAGACCAGAAAATAGTTTTTGGAACGCTTGAAACAATAGAAGAGAAAGTAAAAGAGGCAGGAATAAATAAAACCGCTCAGATACTTGTCGGAGATTTTTTAGGTAATGAATATGAAAAATCAAAATTATATGATAAATATTTTACCCATGAGTATAGAGAGGGAATAAAAAAATAAATAGAAAATTAATAAAATTACATCACATTTTTACGATGAAAATCAGACGTAAAAATTTACGTCGCATTTACGTCTGAATTTAAGAAGGACAAACTGAACAGATTATTAAAAAGTTTAATTCAGAAAAATTATATTGCTGTTACAGGAAAAGGTAGGGGAACTAAGTATTTTAAGAGATAAAAGCTATACTGACGGTCGGATAGAAGGCCCGGATAGAAAGGAAAATTAATGAAATTAGCATTTTGGACTGTAACCAGAGGTGCGGGAAATATTGCAAGGGAGTATAAGGAACAATTACAGGGGAATTTAAAGGATTATGATATAGATGTTTTTACATTGAAAAAATATGATGTAGAAAATACAATTCAGATAGAGGATTTCACTGCCAATATAAATGAAAAGTTTTCCTGGTATGATGGACATATTTTCATAATGGCGAGTGGAATTGTAATTAGAAAGATAGCTGGGCTGATAGGAACAAAGGATAAGGATCCTGCGGTACTTTTAATAGACGAGGGAAAACATTTTGTAATTTCCCTTTTGTCTGGGCATTTAGGTGGAGCAAATGAGCTGACATATTTACTTGCGGGGACTCTAAATCTTATTCCTGTTATTACAACGAGTTCTGATGTTACAGGGAAAATAGCAGTGGATACTATATCCCAGAAGTTAAATGCAGAGCTTGAAGATTTAAAATCAGCAAAAAATGTAACTTCTCTTATTGTGAATGGGGAAAAAGTGAACATACTTTTACCTGAAAACGTTAAGATGAATGGCAAAAGCTCAGCAGACGGCTTTGTTTTAGTTTCAAATAAGAAAAATATTGAATACACCAGAATTTATCCTAAAAACTTAATTTTGGGTATCGGGTGTAAGAAGGATACAAAAGCGGAAGATATTTTGTCTGCTATTGAAGACTGTTTAAATAAAAATAATTTAGATATAAAATCAGTTAAAAAAATTGCGACTGTTGATGTAAAGGAAAATGAAAAGGGATTAATTGAGGCCACTAAATCTTTAAATTTAGATTTGGAAATAATTTCAAGGGAAGAAATTAAAAAGATTCAGGATCAGTTTGAAGGTTCGAATTTTGTAGAAAAAAACATTGGAGTGAGGGCGGTATCAGAACCGGTTGCACTTCTGGCTTCATCACAGGAAGGGCATTTTATTGAGATGAAGGCAAGATACAACGGAATAACAGTTTCAATTTATGAAGAGGAGCTAAAAATATATGAGTAATGGAAAAATTTATGTGGTGGGCATAGGGCCTGGAAAAAAGGAAAATATGACATTCAGGGCATATGAAGCAATGGAGAACAGTGATATAATAGTAGGGTATAAGACTTATGTGGATTTGGTGAAGGAATATTATCCGGGAAAAGAGATGAAAAGCTCCGCAATGACAAAGGAAGTGGACAGATGTACGGAAGTACTTGAACTGGCAAAACAGGGGAAAACAGTCAGTCTTATAAGCAGCGGTGATGCGGGAGTTTATGGTATGGCAGGAATTATGCTGGAAATTGCCGATGAAGACATGGAAGTTGAGGTAATACCTGGAATAACTGCCACTAATGCAGCTGCAGCTATTGCTGGAGCACCGATAATGCACGATTATGCTACAATAAGTCTGAGCGATCTGCTGACAGACTGGGAGCTCATAAAAAAAAGGCTTGAACTTGCCGCACAGGGAGATTTTGTTGTAAGTATTTATAATCCTAAAAGCAGAGGAAGGGTTACCCAGATAGAAGAAGCAAGGGAAATAATGATGAAGTATAAACCCAAGTCAACTCCTGTGGCAATAGTAAGAAATGCGGGAAGGGAAGATGAAAGGTATATTGTTACAACTTTGGATGAAATGCTCAATCACGAGATAGACATGCTTACAATAGTGTTAATTGGTAACTCAAATACATTTGTAAAGAACGGGAAAATAATAACTCCGAGAGGATATGAAGGGAAATATAACTATTAAAATAAAATATACGATTTAAACGAATTATTGACATAAATTTACTGTATGAGGAAAACGATGAATAAACCTATAGATGAGAAGCTGAGAATACTTAGTGATGCTGCAAAATACGATGTTTCGTGTTCTTCCAGCGGAAGCAGCAGAAAAAATGCAAGTAATGGCTTGGGAAACGCCGCTTATAGTGGAATATGCCATTCATGGTCGGCAGACGGGCGATGTGTTTCCCTGCTTAAAATACTTATGACCAATCATTGCATATACGACTGTAAATACTGTATTAACCGTAAAAGCAATGATATCGAAAGGGCAATACTTACTCCTGATGAAATTGTAAGGCTGACTATAAACTTTTACAGGAGAAACTACATAGAAGGACTGTTTTTAAGCTCCGGAGTAATAAAAAATGCTGATTATACAATGGAGCAGATGATTGCTGTGGCTAAAAAACTCAGGCTGGAAGAAAACTTTAACGGATATATTCATATGAAGGTAATTCCGGGAGCAAGCCGGGAACTCATCCATGAAATAGGACTGTATGTAGACAGGGTTTCAGTAAATATTGAACTTGCTGAAAATAAGGCACTCAAACTTCTGGCACCTGATAAGAAACCTAACGATATTTCAACATCGATGGGCCTTATACGTAGGAATCAGATACAGAATATAGAAGAAAAGAAGCAGTTTAAAAGTACTCCTTCTTTTATTCCTGCAGGGCAGACAACCCAGATGATAATAGGAGCAGGTGGAGAAAGTGATTTTGCCATACTGAACAGGAGTGAAAATCTTTATAAAAATTTTGGATTGAAAAGAGTGTATTATTCTGCCTATGTTCCTGTAAATAAGTCGGGAATTCTGGCAAATACAGATGCTGTGCCTATGGTAAGGGAACATAGGATTTATCAGGCTGACTGGCTGTTAAGATTTTATAATTTTAAGGCTGAAGAGATACTGGATGAGAAGAACCCTTTTATTGACCCGCTTCTTGATCCGAAGGCAAACTGGGCTGTACAGAATTGGCACCTTTTTCCTATGGAAATAAACAGGGCATCCTACAAAGACCTTATCAGAATTCCTGGAATAGGAGTAACTTCAGCAAAACGTATAGTTATGGTAAGAAGACATAATGTAATAAAATATGAGCATCTTAAAAAGTTAGGAGTAGTAATAAAAAGGGCAAAATACTTTATTACTGTAAATGGTGAATTTATGGGATTCAGGAAGGAAAGTCCTGAACTTATAAGAAATGCCCTGATGGAAAAGGAAAAAATGGAAATGCGGCAGCTGAAACTTTTTAATATATAGATAGCTGTATCTGAAGGAAAGGAGAATGTAGAGGAACTGTCTGAAAAATTACAAAAATGAGGAAACCTTTATTTTAGACAATCCTGTACAGGAACAATGCCAAATTATTATTATGATGGAAGTTTTGATGGACTGCTGACAGTTGTTTACATGGCTTACGGAGATAAAAATAACGGGCTGAGGGTAATTGCTGAAAAAGAACAGTTTACTTTGGGACTTGATGATATTCATGTTACGACTGATTTTTCAAAAGCCAGACGTGTGGAAAAAAATATATGTGAGAAGATATCCAGGGAATTTTTAAATAAAATGCGTACGTGTTTTCTGTCATGTGATAAAAATAAGGACACAGCAATAGTTCACACAACATACAAGGCAATAAAGCAGGGGGAAGAAATTCTGAATTCCCTTGATGAGCATGCCTTCCACATGAATAAACTGATAAAACAGGTTCTGAGTGAACGTCATAAATATCTGGGAGTCCTGAGATTTAAGGAAATGAAGGACGGAACAATGTTTGCGACAATAGAACCGAAAAATAATATTCTTCCTGCCTTGATTTCCCACTTCAGAAACAGGATGAAAAGGGAAAGATTTGCAATTTTTGATAAGGAAAGGGAAATGATAGCTTATTATGATACGAAAAAAGTCGAAATTTTCTTTGTGAAATCTCCTGAAATTGAGTGGAGTGATGAAGAAATGGAATATTCTGAACTTTGGAAAACCTTCCATAAGAGCATTTCCATAAAGGAGAGGGAAAACAGGAAACTTCAGCAGAGCAATCTTCCAAAATATTACTGGAAACATCTTGTGGAGGAAATGTAGGAAATTTAAAATAATGTATATTTTTAGCTATTACCTTTAGAAATATACAGCTAAAGAGACAGGTGAATAAAAATTTACAAGGGAGAAAAAAATGAGATATGTACTACTGCTTCGTGGAATAAATGTTGGTGGGAAAAATAAAGTATCAATGAACGATTTAAAAATGAATATAGGCGAACTGGGATATCAAAATGTAGTTACATATATTAATAGCGGAAATGTAATATTTGATACAGATGATAATATAGAAACTGTCAAAATTAAAATAGTAGAAATGTTAAAAAATGTTTTTTTTCCTATTCAATATGTTATAATAACAAGGGAAGAATATCTGGAAGAAGTTTCAAATCTTCCGAAATGGTGGAATGAAACACTTGCAAGAAAAGATGTTCTTTTTTATAGTGATGAGGTTGACTATGAAAAATTAAAAACTCGAATAAAAGAAATGCCTCTTCATGATGAAATTGTATATTTTGGCAGAAAAGCTGTATTTTGGGGAAAATATACAGAAAAGGAATATTTACGCACTTCGTATCATAAGTTACTTATGAAAGAAAAGTTTTATCCTATGCTTACGATACGTAATGAACGAACATTTAAGAAATTAGCGGAAATTCTGGGATAAATCTATTTAAATGAAATGTATTTTCAGTTCTACCTTTCAGCTAAGAATAAATAATTCAAAGATGAATGTAAAATATAGGGAGAATGTTATCAGAATAAACAACAAAGAAATAGAAATGAAATCAAAAAATATATTAGAACTTAAAGAGGTGAAAAATATGCTTCATATAGAAAAGATAAATAGGAAAAATGTATGGGAGATACTTAAATTACATGTGTCAGAATCACAAAAAGAGTTTGTCGCAGCAAATGATGTCAGTATTATTGAAGCATATGCTACTATTACAGCAAATGGATTTGCATTTCCGTTTGGTATTTATGATGGCAAAACTCCTGTTGGATTTATGATGATTGGTTATGATTCGGCTGATTATTGGGAGGATACACCAGATATAGCAAGAGGAAACTATAGTCTCTGGCGTTTGATGATTGATGAAAATTATCAGAAAAAAGGATTCGGAAGGGAAGCAGTTGGCCTTGGACTGGATTTCATTAAATCATTCCCTTGTGGTAAGTCTGAGTACTGCTGGCTTTCTTATGAACCGGAAAATGAAGTTGCCCGTCAATTGTACCGTTCTTATGGATTTGTTGAAACTGGCGATATGGTTAGCGGAGAAATTATTGCTGTACTGAAACTTTAAGATAGATGAAAATTCAATAGTTATTTAGGAAAAATAAATTTTCAATAAAATTAAAAAAAGAATATATATTAAAAATACTGGAAAGAGGTGTTTATTTATGGGAATACTAAAAAAATTATGGGATATGCTGCCGGAGGGACGTCCTGTTTGAGTACCACAACCTGCGGAGTGGGGAATAAAAGAAGAAATTATGGAAAAAAATGAAGATGAAAAAGCTGAAAATGAAAAAGCTGAAGAAAAACAGACGGAAAATAAATAGAATTTCTAGAAAGGATTATGGAATTTACCTATGGAATTTATAATAAAGGAAATAATTGACAAAAGGGAAAAGGAAAAAATATCCAGAGATATTTTGAATGATCTTCCTGAATGGTTTGGTATGCCTGACAGTACAGAGGAATATATTAAAGATTCTCAGGATAAACCATTTCTAGCATGCTTTATTGATAATGAGACAGCTGGTTTTGTTGTATTAAATGCTACAAGCAAGGACTGTGCAGATATTTTTGTAATGGGAATTAAGAAAAAATATCATCGCATGGGTGTGGGCAGAAAATTGAATGATGCCTATGAAGAAATGGCGAAAAAACTTGGATATACATATTCGCAGGTGAAGACAGTTAAAATGGGTCACTATAAGGAATATGATATTACTAATCATTTCTATATATCCATGGGATATAAGGAGTTGGAGTGCTTTCCAACCTTGTGGGATGAGTGGAATCCTTGCCAGATTTATATAAAATATATTGGTGAAAAATAAAATGATAATTTGCGAGTGAGGTGAGTCCATTTGAAAGAGTATATTACAAGTTTAGAAAAGGAATTTTCTTTAATTGAAAATGGCTTCAAAGAGGAAGAAAAAAAAGCCTTAGCTGATTATAAATCCAATGATGATGAATATATTAAAAAATTGGCGTTCTTAGCTTATGAATCAGCTGCTTATCAAGTAAGAATGTATGGAGTGTTTCTGTTTGGATATCTATCAGAAGAAGGAGATATTTTAGCATTTATGAGGGATGAAGTTTCCAAAGATGATAATTGGAGAGTTCAGGAAGTACTGGCAAAGGCGTTTGATGAATTTTGTAAAAAAACAGGATATGAAAAAGCACTTCCAGTTATTGATGAATGGTTAAGAAGTAATAATCCTAATGCGAGAAGAGCAGTTACAGAGGGTTTAAGAATATGGACAAGCAGATCGTATTTTAAAGATAATCCAATTGAAGCTGTTAGGAGAATTTCCGACTTGAAGGAAGATACGAGCGAATATGTTAGAAAATCTGTAGGAAATGCTTTAAGGGACATAAGTAAAAAGTTTCCGGAATTGATTAAAATGGAACTCAGCAGCTGGAAATTAGAGAGCAAAGAAATCAAACAAGTATACAAGCTGGCGAGTAAATTTATTAGCTGATAGTCTTAGTTTTTAAATGCTGAAAGAATTTACTATAATTGAAATATACAAATTAAGGGGGAATTAATATGGCTACTAAAAGCTTTACCAATGATGTCACTTTTGAACCGAAAGATGTTGATAATTTAATAAAAGCTTTAGAAACAGATAAAAAACCTAATCCTATTAAAAGTATTAAAGTAAAAACAATAACAGAACCTTCAGAAATACTAAAATTAGTAGGATTAAAGAGAGATGAAGTTTAGAAAGATTTCTGGCTCTTTGTCAAGAGTGGGGGTGGAAAAAGTTCGATAACCTTAAGAGATTCTAAGCTGAATAAGTTTTTTAAGGTTGTCGAATTTTTTTAGGCTCTATAATATATATGGGGGTGTAATAAGTTTTTACAATAAAGCTGATGGTAGTCTTATTGACTCATTTAATAGGGAATAGAAAATTTTTTGTATTTTGCGAAGGGAGAATAATTATGGAATACAATTGTGGTTTTATAGACGGAAACAAGTGGTTTAGATACCGAGCGGCAGCAATCATTGTAGAAGAAGGATGTGTACTATTTGCCGGAAACGAAATAGAAGATTATTTCTATTCTATTGGTGGAGCTGTTCATATGGGTGAAACAGCAGAAACCGCCGTTAAGAGAGAAGTTCTTGAAGAAACAGGTGTTGAGTACGAAATAGATTATCTTGCCGTAATCCATGAGAATTTCTTTCATGATGATAAAGGTTCACACAAAGGAATGGACTGTCATGAGATAGCTATGTACTTTATGATGAAGCCTAGAGGTACAAGAGAACTTAACAGTGAAAGCTATGTAATGGGAGTTAAAGAAACAATGCATTGGATTCCTGTTGAGGATATTCATAAATATAAGGCTTTCCCGTCGTTTATGAAGGAGTATCTGCAATCAGGATACAGTGGAATTAAACATATTATAACCGATGAAAGAGTTTAACAGCTCCCAGTTTACAAAGAAAAGAAAAAATAGATTTCTGAGAAAATATCTACAATAAAGCTGACGGTAGTCTTATTGAATCATTAGAAATTTAGAGTTATGTCAGTCATTTCAGTGGCTATCCAAATTTTTGCAATGATAATTATTTTGCAAGCTGGAGGTTTTATTCACTTATGACTGTCTTTTAAGATTGCTAAATATATTTGTTTCTTCTTTGTTGCTTACCTATCTTTGAATACTATTATGAACATGATTTCAAAAAGTAGGAAAGAAAAATATGTCATGACTCCATTTTCACTTATAGCGGAATATGTTTTTGGATAATGGCCTTTCAGATGTAGTATGTAAAATAAGAATAATCTACAGTGCATCAAATTGGAATTTGGTGAACTGAAAGATAATAAAATAGATTATTAGATAGAAATATATAGTTCAAAAAAACAATCGCATACTATTGACTTTTTTAATTCTTTATGTTATACTCATTAAATATAGGAGGGAGAATTATGCAAAAAGAGTCTTGTGCATTGTTTATACATCAAATTCACAATAATTTAGAAAAAAAAAACAATAATAAATTAAGAAAAAAAGGTATTACATTTTCTCAAATGAATGTATTGATAGCTCTCGTTGATATAAAAGAAAAAGGACTTACCTTCAAAGAACTTGAAAAGAAACTGGTACTTGCCCAGTCAACAACAGCAGGGCTTATTTCCCGATTAGAGCAAAAAGGGCTTGTTGAAGTTTTTGGTGATAATTCGGATAAGAGAATTAAATATGTGAGAATAACTCAGAACGGCGTTTCCTACTGCGATGATGCTCGAATGGAAATAAATAATACCGAGGAAACACTTCTGTCGGCTTTATCGAAAGATGAAAAGAAAACTCTTTTTTTGTTATTGAAAAAAGTAAATAATACCGTAAAATAAAATTTG
This window harbors:
- a CDS encoding GNAT family N-acetyltransferase codes for the protein MEFIIKEIIDKREKEKISRDILNDLPEWFGMPDSTEEYIKDSQDKPFLACFIDNETAGFVVLNATSKDCADIFVMGIKKKYHRMGVGRKLNDAYEEMAKKLGYTYSQVKTVKMGHYKEYDITNHFYISMGYKELECFPTLWDEWNPCQIYIKYIGEK
- a CDS encoding DNA alkylation repair protein, with protein sequence MKEYITSLEKEFSLIENGFKEEEKKALADYKSNDDEYIKKLAFLAYESAAYQVRMYGVFLFGYLSEEGDILAFMRDEVSKDDNWRVQEVLAKAFDEFCKKTGYEKALPVIDEWLRSNNPNARRAVTEGLRIWTSRSYFKDNPIEAVRRISDLKEDTSEYVRKSVGNALRDISKKFPELIKMELSSWKLESKEIKQVYKLASKFIS
- a CDS encoding NUDIX hydrolase; the protein is MEYNCGFIDGNKWFRYRAAAIIVEEGCVLFAGNEIEDYFYSIGGAVHMGETAETAVKREVLEETGVEYEIDYLAVIHENFFHDDKGSHKGMDCHEIAMYFMMKPRGTRELNSESYVMGVKETMHWIPVEDIHKYKAFPSFMKEYLQSGYSGIKHIITDERV
- a CDS encoding MarR family winged helix-turn-helix transcriptional regulator; this encodes MQKESCALFIHQIHNNLEKKNNNKLRKKGITFSQMNVLIALVDIKEKGLTFKELEKKLVLAQSTTAGLISRLEQKGLVEVFGDNSDKRIKYVRITQNGVSYCDDARMEINNTEETLLSALSKDEKKTLFLLLKKVNNTVK